The following is a genomic window from Geobacillus subterraneus.
GCGCAGGCGAGCTTGGTGCTCGCTGATCAGACGACGGCTGACTTTTTCGCGCAAAAGCTTGGGTTTACGGGAGCTGCGGCAGGGCAGGATTTGACAGGAAAAACAGCAGGGCAAGACGCGCAAGTGACGTTGAACGGCTTGACGACGACCCGTTCGTCGAACACGTTTACGATTAATGGCGTGACGTATACCGTGAAGGGAACGGGGACAGCGACGGTGTCGGTTTCGACCGATGTCGACGCGATGGTGAACGCGATAAAAGGGTTTGTCGATAAATACAATGAAGTGATCGCCAAAATCAACGCCGAGTTGAAAGAAGAGCGCTACCGCGATTATCCGCCGCTCACCGATGAGCAAAAAGAAGCGATGACGGAAAAACAAGTGGAGCTGTGGGAAGAAAAGGCGCGGAGCGGGATGCTTCGCGGCGATTCGATTTTGTCGAGCGCCCTCAGCCAAATGCGGATGGACTTGTACACGAAAGTGGAAGGGGCGAATATCCCGAGCGGGTTTTCACAGCTGGCGCAGCTTGGCATCACGACGTCATCGAACTACCTTGATGGCGGGAAATTGATCATTGACGAGACGAAGCTGCGGGAGAAAATCAAAGAAAACCCGGAAGCGGTGTATCAGCTGTTTAACCAAGATAGCACGAATGAGGCCGAGAAAGGCCTTGCCCGCCGCTTGCGTGATACAATTAAAGAAACGATCGGAAAGATTGAGCAAAAGGCGGGGAAGACGATTTGGACGAACCAGCAGTTTGCGATCGGGCGCGATCTCATCCAAATTAATGACCAAATTGACCGGTTTGAGGACCGGCTGAAATTGATCGAAGACCGCTACTACCGGCAGTTTACAGCGATGGAAGAGGCGATTCAGCGCGCCAATCAGCAAAGCATGTATTTAATGAACGCCTTCTTCGGCGGCGGGCAATAACGAGTGAAGGAGTGAAAAGACATGGCAACGAACAACCCGTATCAACAATATCAAACGAACGCCGTGCAGACAGCGTCGCCCGGTGAGCTGACGCTCATGTTGTATAACGGCTGTTTGAAGTTTATCAAACTCGCGCGCCAGGCGATCGAGACGGGCGATGTGGCGGCGCGCAATGAGAACTTGATTAAAGCGCAAAACATCATTTTGGAACTGATGAAGACATTGAAGATGGAGTATGACGTCGCGAAATCGATGATGATGATGTATGACTACATCTACCGCCGCTTGGTTGAGGCGAATGTGAAACACGATGCGGCGATTTTGGATGAGGTGGAAGGGTATGTCACGGAGTTTCGCGATACGTGGAAGCAAGTGATTCAGCTGAATCGGCAGCGGCAATACGCGGAAGGCGGACAGGTGTAATGGGCGTGGTGCACGATGTTTGGTTGGTGACGAAGCAGCTGCTTGAAGCGACCGCGCTGCCGTGGCCAGCCGAGGAGCGCGAGGCGCGGCTTGTGCAAGTCGATGAGCTGCTTCGGCGGCGTGGGGAGTGGCTTCGGGAGTTGCGGCCGCCATACAGTGAGGAAGAGCAGCGGCTTGGCTGCGAGATCGTCGCCTGGAATCAGGAGATTGAGGCGCGGCTTCGTCAAGTGCGCGATGAGATTCGCGGCGACTTGCGGATGGCGGGGGCGAAACGGCAGGCGAACGCCCGCTATGTTCACCCGTACGAGCAGCCGCTTTCGTTTGACGGGATGTTTTACGATAAACGGCGATAGGTGGGATTTCAGATGGCGGAATTGACAAGCGCGGCGCTGAATATCATCCGCCAATACGCGGCGCTGCTTGAGACGATCGAAGAAGGGCTCGATTATGTGGAGGCGAGTTTTTCCGACCCGCAGCGGATGCATGCGGACGTGCTGCTTTCGGATGTGTTGCTGGCGCTTGGGAAAATCGGCGAGACGAACGTGTATCTAGAGCAGCTGTTCGCTGAGGAGAACGATTTCGTCCGTCATCTTGAACGGTTTGTCGATGTGCTCGACGCGGCCGCGGCACTTGACGGGCAGTTTTCTGATGCAGCGGCAAAGGAGCGGATTGTTTGCGGACGGTTGTCACCGGCGTTTCAAGCTTGGAAGGCGGCGGTTTCCGGCCGGTTGCGGCGGTATGTCGTGCAGTGAAGAACGAACGGCGGCGCTTTGGCAGCCATTCAAGCGAAAGCGGGTGTCCTCTTGATGGGTCGAGGGCACCCGCTTTTGTGCGGCAGGGCGAATGAGACAAAGCGTTCGTTCGCCTGTTTTTGCTGTGGGCGGCAAGGGGGTCAAATGGCCTTGACAATGGTGATGTTCATTTCTTTTCGCAAGTCAATCTCATAAGGGCTTTTCAGCTCCTCGCCCGCAGGGTTTTTGATGACACGGACGATCGGGCGGAGCGGAAAGCCTGGAAACACTTGCGAGACGACGCCGACGTACCCGGTGTTGAGCAGGACGGTTGTGGCGACCGGGTAAATGGCGATGTAGGAAAGAAAGAGCTTAATGAGTTCGTAGTCTAACTCACATTTCGCACCCTAACAAGGTCAAAACAAAGGATTTTTTATTTAGTTTTTCAGAATAACTTTTTGACCAACACGACAAGCGATGGCAATCCTTTTTTTACCATCGCTAGTCGTTCCATATGACGTTACACGTAAATGCTCTCATCCATTCCCAATCCTTGCAGAATCCTTCGCTGCTCGTAGGTGAGCGGTTTTCCTAGCGCGCGTTGGATGCGTCCATCCGGCAGCTTGAGGAGGACGACTTTCACATACTCAAACAACTGAAAAATCGCTTGCCCGGTCGGTCGGGTCAGCTTGCGGCCTCCGGCGCCCTTTAACGGGCGTTCTGGTGTGATGAACTGACGCACCCGGCGCTGAAAGACGCGGTAAATCGCCAAGGCCAAGAGAAATAAATAGCCCAACACCGCCACCCGTTCTGGCTTTTTGACGTAAATCTCGTCGGTGAAGAACGGATCTTTGAGAAAGGAGAAGTTCATTTCCACCGAGATTTGCCCTTTATACAACTTCAAGATTTCTCGAGCATCCATCGTTCGGCCTTTCCATTCCTTCGGAACGGTCGTGACGAGGACAAACCGGGACGCTTTCCGTCTTGCCTGTTCCCATGCCTGTTGGTGGAATTCGACGTCCAGGCGCAAAAGATACAGCGTCTCCACCTCGGGTTCCACCCCTTTTTTCGGCCGGCCGCGCCGTTTTTTCGGGCGCACGATCTCTTCGACCGCGGCCTTGACCCGATGAAACCGGGGGCGAAGGGACGCCTTGAGGGACGCCAAGGCTTGTTCGGCGTCTTCGCGGCAGGAGAAGGGGTGACGCTCCCAACGGGCTTGTTCCTCGCGAAGAAGCTCCGCTTCTTTGACCCGCTCTTTTTCGAGCGTTTTTCCTTTGCGCTGGTCGAGTGCGCTCGATTCGACGACGATCAGCCGAACGGGGTGGCCTTCATACGTCGAGGCCGTTTCCCATACCCGGTACGCCGCGCCGTTTTTCTCGGCCAACGAAAAGGAGTCGCTCCACGCTGGATCGGGTTGGACATCCGCTTCCGCCAGAGCAGCTTTGACGATTCGGAGCGACGATGGGCCTCTCGTGATCAAAAAGGCGTTGGCGGCTTTCGTCTGCGCCAGAGTGTCTTTCGTCATGGCGGCGGAATCGGCCACGTAAATCCATTCGTCTTCAATCTTGGCTTGTTTGAGCTGTTCGTGGACACGGGACAGCACCTCCGGATTCCACGTTTTGTCCGGCAGGTTGCCGTCGTGCACATCGCCGTAAAACGGGATGCCATCCTCGTTGCCGATCAGCCCGAAACCGATCTGTTTTTGCCAGCGATGATGCCGGTTGTAGCCATGCGTGATCCGCAGGGCCTCTGACGAGACCGATTCATACGCGCCGTAAACGGTCTTGTCCGTCGTATCGGCGTGGAAGGCCTGGAGAGGAAGGCCTTCTTTCCGATAAATGTGAATCAAGCAAGTGCTGATCACCTTGTGAATATCCGCCTCATACAGGCGGTCGAGATGACGAGCCAACGCATCATCATTGAACCAAGAAGGCTTCAGCCCCGGCCGGATCAGCTTCGACAAATCGATCTCATGCGCCCATCGCTCCAAATGGACGAGTGCTTGTCGTCCGCTCAAGATATCCAGAAGGATCAGCTTGACCGCATCGCTGGTTCGGGTTTGGCATTGGGGATCCACCGGAACCAGCCGATCGATGAGCTGGGGAAGGTCAAGATCTTGGAAAAGGGCACTTATTATATTCAAATAGGAACTGTCATAAATCTCACAAATTTGAACATCCATGGTGGACAAACTCCTTTGCATTCCTTGTGTGTCAAGGATTCATTCCACATCGATGCAAAAAAATCCTCCCGATTTTCGTCGGAAGGGTGCGAAATGTGAGGTCTAACATGCCGCCGGCGGCGGATAAGTATTCGGCCGCTTCGTGCGGAGAATATTGCTTCCGATGGTAGCGCGCCGATGTCAAGGCGTCAAAGACGTCGGCGATGGCGACGATGCGCGCGTATTCGTGAATGTCCTTGCCCGATAAGGCGCGCGGGTAGCCGCTGCCGTCACACCGCTCGTGGTGCTGCAAGGCGCAATGGGCGGAAAAGAGCGAAATGTTGCGCTGGCGCCGCAGCAGTTCGAAGCCGAGGTACGTATGGCGGCGGATGATGTCCTGTTCCTCTTCCGTCAGCGCCCCTTTTTTCCGCCAAAGCCCATCAGGAAGCTGGGTCATGCCGATGTCAAACAGCAGCGCGCCGATGCCAAGGTCGAGCAGCTGCTCGGGGCGGTAGCCTTTGGCGATGCCGATGACGCCCGCGATCGTGGCGACGTTGACCGAATGGTGGAAAAAGTAGCCGCTTGAGATGACCAAGTCGGATAGGTTAATCAACAAGTTCTCCTGTCGGAGCAAATAGTCCAAAATGTCTTTGAACACGTTTTCGTACTCTTTCCCTAAATCGAGCGAGGAGACGCGGCGGAGCAGCTTTTTTTGCTCGATGAGGGCCGTCATCGTGTCGTACACTTTTTTCACCGCCTGCTGGCGTACGGTTGGACTGATGAGCGGGCGCGGGCGGATGTCATATGTTTGCTTGTCATCGATATAAATGTACTGTAGATGAGTATTTTTCATTACAGTAATTTCCATTCCCTAAGAGACAAACAGGGGACCCCTTAGGCGACATGGAGCTGTTTTTTGATCACATCAATGGGAATATCTTGCTTTGCGGCGTCATAGATGAACTCGACGACGCTGTGCCCTTTCCGAGACCGAAGAAGCTCCAGGCCGGAAGAGATGTCTTGTTGAGATTCCGCGATGCTGTATACGCAGGCTAACAGCACCACGACCCAATACCGTTTCACCGCCCGAACGTGGCGAACACGGTACCCATCGAGCTTCAGCTGGTCTTTTGCCTGCCGGAAAAAGCATTCGATCGTCCAGCGCTGGGCATAGTAACGCAAGATGTCTTCGTCACTCAGCTCCCGGTCGGTGCTCAATATGACATGGAGATGATCCGGCGTCATCGGTTGATCCGCCTTCCAAGCCAGCAGCACCACCGCGTCATCAAGACCGTTGAGCGCGCCTTCGTAGCGGTAGACACGATAGCGCTCGTTCCCCACCGTGACGAGGCGGGTGTCGTTTGGCTCGATATAGCGGGCAAACTCCTTCGCTTGGATGGCGATACCTTTCGGGTAGAGAATCCGGTTCGTCTTGAGCATGGCGATGACATGGAATCCTTGTTTCAGACAGGCTTCGATGAGCGCTTGGGACGGATACCATGAATCCACGAGCACATACACCGGCTGAGCCCGCTTCCCCTTGAGCGAGGAAAGCATCTCGATCGCCAGGTCGATTTTGCTTCTTCCCGATGTCTTGTCATACAGACGAAAGGCGAACGGAAACGCTTGCGTGAAGGTGTGCACCATCAGCCAAACAAGCGAATGCCCCCAGACCAATTGATGATCGCTGTGAGAGAAATGCCAGTCACACCCTTGAATGGCGTGCGTTGCCCGTGACGAAGGCTTCGTTTTTTGGCAAATGGTATCATCAATCGAAAGGAACAGGGGTTGATTCGTCCGTTTGGCCAGGCGTTCGATCTGGCGAAGAACCCACTCCTGAAGCTTCTCAAGCAGTTTTTCCTCGTTCCAAGGGCTTTTCGTGAAAAAGTGGCTGAGCGTGGTTCGATGATTCGGATGAAAACTCCAGTACCGGACATCCGTCAATGTCCCCGAAAATCCCTTGGTCGTCAAGGCGTCGACAAGATGAACGAGATGCTTGATGACCGGCTTCGAGAAATAAAGCGCCAATCCCAGCGTCATGAGAAACTTGTGGATTCCTTGATGATGTGCTAATCTATTCATGAGACATGAACCTCCTTGTGGGTAGTTGGTAGCACATCTATTCTAACCAAGGAATCGGGTTCATGTCTCCTTTTTTGTTTAGTTTGTAAATTTATGTTAGCAAATTTGCTCATCTACAGTAAATGTATTGAACCCCTTTTTGCGCTAAAGAGCGAATGTAGCTGTTTGTGAGCCGCACGCCGCGCGAGAGCAGCACGCCGCCGTTGGCAGAAAACAGGTCGACCGCGAGCACGTCGCCGCTTTTTGCATGGGAAATATGGACCTTTCTCATTCGTTTACACACTCCGTATGCCTAACATCATAAGAAAAAATGCCTATGCTTATATTACCATATTTTCCTATGATTTTCACAAAATCTTCAAAAATATTTTTGATTGAAGCAGGGGTTTGATGGGTAAGTAAAGAATGTAGGGAGTTATAGTTTGAAAATAAGGAGTGGTCAGCGATGATGTATAACATTCGCGGAGAAAACATCGAAGTAACGCCAGCTTTGCGCGAGTACGTGGAGAAAAAAATCGGGAAACTGGAACGCTACTTTGATGGCACCGATGACGTGCATGTGCACGTTAACTTGAAAGTATACAACGACGGACAAGGCAAAATCGAGGTGACCATTCCGATTCCGCATCTGTTGTTGCGCGCCGAGGAGCGCCACGACGATATGTATGCGGCCATTGATTTAGTAACCGATAAATTGGAGCGGCAAATCCGCAAGCATAAAACGAAAGTCAATCGGAAGCTGCGCGACCGCGAGAAGGAAGTGAAGCTGGCCGCCCCTGTGCCAAACGGCGCTGCTGCGGCGGAGAGCGAAGATGAATTTGAAATCGTGCGCACGAAACATTTCAGCTTAAAACCGATGGACAGCGAGGAAGCGATTTTGCAGATGAATTTGTTAGGACACAATTTCTTTATTTTTACGAACGCCGAAACGAATCGGACCAACATCGTCTACCGCCGCAAAGACGGAAGATACGGATTGATCGAGGCGAATTGAACAACTCTTCTATGCGCATCCCCTGCTTTTTTTGGCAGGGGATGTTATAATATGTGTGAAAAGAGCAAAAGGGGGGAGAACGATGGAGGAACTGTTGCGTCAAATATTGTCCAAGTTGGATAACATGGAAAAAGGATTTTTGGCGTTTCAAGAAGAAACTCGCCAACGGTTCACGCAGATTGATGAACGGTTTACCCGAATTGACGAACGGTTTACCCGAATTGACGAACGGTTTGCGCAGATTGATGAACGGTTTGCGCAGATTGATGAACGGTTTGCCCAGATTGATGAGCGATTTGCCCAGATTGATGAGCGATTTGCCCGTATTGACGAACGGTTTGTCCAGATTGACGGGCGGTTTGCGCAGATTGATGAGCGATTTGCCCAGATTGATGAGCGATTTGCCCAGATTGATGAGCGATTTGCCCAGATTGATGAGCGATTTGCCCAGATTGATGAGCGATTTGCCCGTATTGACGAACGGTTTGTCCAGATTGACGGGCGGTTTGCGCAGATTGATGAGCGATTTGCCCGGATTGACGAATGCTTTGCTCAAATGAATGAGCGTTTTGTGCAGATCGATGGCCGTTTGGCAGACATGAGTGGGCAAATTGGTTCACTGACGACTCGTGTTGAAGCGCTTGAAGGCCGCGTCGATGAAATGAACAAGCGCATTAGCCGCCTTGAACAAGAAACGGGAGAGGTGAAAGTACGATTAGACCGTGTAGAAGCGGAGTTGGCGGAAGTGAAAGAAACGCTTCATCGCGTCGAAACGCAGCTTGTGGATGATGTGCAAATATTGCTTCGCAAAATTCATGAAAAAGTAGAGGAGAAAAGTTTTGAAATTTATGCGCTGAATCGGCGCCTTCACCATGCGGAAGCGGCGATTGAGCAGCTTCAGTCCAAGGCGTGATCCCCT
Proteins encoded in this region:
- the hpf gene encoding ribosome hibernation-promoting factor, HPF/YfiA family, producing the protein MMYNIRGENIEVTPALREYVEKKIGKLERYFDGTDDVHVHVNLKVYNDGQGKIEVTIPIPHLLLRAEERHDDMYAAIDLVTDKLERQIRKHKTKVNRKLRDREKEVKLAAPVPNGAAAAESEDEFEIVRTKHFSLKPMDSEEAILQMNLLGHNFFIFTNAETNRTNIVYRRKDGRYGLIEAN
- a CDS encoding IS701 family transposase; its protein translation is MNRLAHHQGIHKFLMTLGLALYFSKPVIKHLVHLVDALTTKGFSGTLTDVRYWSFHPNHRTTLSHFFTKSPWNEEKLLEKLQEWVLRQIERLAKRTNQPLFLSIDDTICQKTKPSSRATHAIQGCDWHFSHSDHQLVWGHSLVWLMVHTFTQAFPFAFRLYDKTSGRSKIDLAIEMLSSLKGKRAQPVYVLVDSWYPSQALIEACLKQGFHVIAMLKTNRILYPKGIAIQAKEFARYIEPNDTRLVTVGNERYRVYRYEGALNGLDDAVVLLAWKADQPMTPDHLHVILSTDRELSDEDILRYYAQRWTIECFFRQAKDQLKLDGYRVRHVRAVKRYWVVVLLACVYSIAESQQDISSGLELLRSRKGHSVVEFIYDAAKQDIPIDVIKKQLHVA
- a CDS encoding flagellar protein FliT, whose protein sequence is MGVVHDVWLVTKQLLEATALPWPAEEREARLVQVDELLRRRGEWLRELRPPYSEEEQRLGCEIVAWNQEIEARLRQVRDEIRGDLRMAGAKRQANARYVHPYEQPLSFDGMFYDKRR
- a CDS encoding flagellar hook-associated protein 2; this encodes MASNMRISGLASGMDIDQIVKDLMKAERMPLDKLQQKKQLLEWQRDDYRAMNTLLQGLDDYLFSNITLQSSMLKKTVSSSNEAAVTATASSSAANVATTIQVSQVATSAVWLSDAAVRVDKASFSVAADTTLTINVTNGDGSTKQATITVKQGTTLDGLIAQLNNNADLGVSAFYDEQTGRISIMKKETGAQASLVLADQTTADFFAQKLGFTGAAAGQDLTGKTAGQDAQVTLNGLTTTRSSNTFTINGVTYTVKGTGTATVSVSTDVDAMVNAIKGFVDKYNEVIAKINAELKEERYRDYPPLTDEQKEAMTEKQVELWEEKARSGMLRGDSILSSALSQMRMDLYTKVEGANIPSGFSQLAQLGITTSSNYLDGGKLIIDETKLREKIKENPEAVYQLFNQDSTNEAEKGLARRLRDTIKETIGKIEQKAGKTIWTNQQFAIGRDLIQINDQIDRFEDRLKLIEDRYYRQFTAMEEAIQRANQQSMYLMNAFFGGGQ
- a CDS encoding IS1634 family transposase is translated as MDVQICEIYDSSYLNIISALFQDLDLPQLIDRLVPVDPQCQTRTSDAVKLILLDILSGRQALVHLERWAHEIDLSKLIRPGLKPSWFNDDALARHLDRLYEADIHKVISTCLIHIYRKEGLPLQAFHADTTDKTVYGAYESVSSEALRITHGYNRHHRWQKQIGFGLIGNEDGIPFYGDVHDGNLPDKTWNPEVLSRVHEQLKQAKIEDEWIYVADSAAMTKDTLAQTKAANAFLITRGPSSLRIVKAALAEADVQPDPAWSDSFSLAEKNGAAYRVWETASTYEGHPVRLIVVESSALDQRKGKTLEKERVKEAELLREEQARWERHPFSCREDAEQALASLKASLRPRFHRVKAAVEEIVRPKKRRGRPKKGVEPEVETLYLLRLDVEFHQQAWEQARRKASRFVLVTTVPKEWKGRTMDAREILKLYKGQISVEMNFSFLKDPFFTDEIYVKKPERVAVLGYLFLLALAIYRVFQRRVRQFITPERPLKGAGGRKLTRPTGQAIFQLFEYVKVVLLKLPDGRIQRALGKPLTYEQRRILQGLGMDESIYV
- the fliS gene encoding flagellar export chaperone FliS, which encodes MATNNPYQQYQTNAVQTASPGELTLMLYNGCLKFIKLARQAIETGDVAARNENLIKAQNIILELMKTLKMEYDVAKSMMMMYDYIYRRLVEANVKHDAAILDEVEGYVTEFRDTWKQVIQLNRQRQYAEGGQV
- a CDS encoding HD-GYP domain-containing protein translates to MKNTHLQYIYIDDKQTYDIRPRPLISPTVRQQAVKKVYDTMTALIEQKKLLRRVSSLDLGKEYENVFKDILDYLLRQENLLINLSDLVISSGYFFHHSVNVATIAGVIGIAKGYRPEQLLDLGIGALLFDIGMTQLPDGLWRKKGALTEEEQDIIRRHTYLGFELLRRQRNISLFSAHCALQHHERCDGSGYPRALSGKDIHEYARIVAIADVFDALTSARYHRKQYSPHEAAEYLSAAGGMLDLTFRTLPTKIGRIFLHRCGMNP